A genome region from Erigeron canadensis isolate Cc75 chromosome 3, C_canadensis_v1, whole genome shotgun sequence includes the following:
- the LOC122594037 gene encoding uncharacterized protein At5g01610-like — MFISQSPLVILLFFLTIFNINFTTSETIYEILGKNGLPMGLLPKGVSNFTFDKETGKFDVHLDQACNAKFEDEIHYDCDISGNLSFGHIGGLSGISAQDLFLWFPVKEIRVDIPSSGLIYFDVGVVSKQFSLSSFETPRECLASSVHPIEIIVSSTNVPRKLRIRKRDHQEHVMTVL, encoded by the exons atgtttatttctCAATCCCCACTTGTTATTCTACTCTTTTTCTTAACCATTTTCAACATTAATTTTACAACATCtgaaactatatatgaaattcttGGTAAAAATGGTTTACCAATGGGCTTGTTACCAAAAGGGGTGTCAAATTTCACTTTTGATAAAGAAACTGGAAAATTTGACGTGCATTTAGATCAAGCTTGTAATGCtaaatttgaagatgaaattCATTATGATTGTGATATTTCTGGAAACTTGAGTTTTGGTCATATTGGTGGGTTATCAGGTATTTCTGCACAAGATTTGTTTTTATGGTTTCCTGTTAAGGAAATAAGGGTGGATATTCCAAGTTCTGGATTGATTTATTTTGATGTTGGTGTTGTTTCTAAGCAATTTTCTTTATCTTCATTTGAAACACCAAGAGAATGCTTAGCTTCTTCAGTTCACCCCATTGAGATAATTGTATCATCTACG AATGTACCAAGAAAGTTGCGGATCCGAAAAAgggatcatcaagaacatgtgATGACAGTTTTGTGA